One Budorcas taxicolor isolate Tak-1 chromosome 13, Takin1.1, whole genome shotgun sequence DNA window includes the following coding sequences:
- the LOC128058607 gene encoding 60S ribosomal protein L17-like has product MVRYSLDPENPTKSCKSRGSNLRVHFKNTRETAQAIKGMHIRKATKYLKDVMLKKQCVLFRRYNGGVGKCAQAKQWGWTQGRWPKKSAEFLLHMLKNAESNAELKGLDVDSLVIEHIQVNKAPKMRRRTYGAHGRINPYMSSPCHIEMILTEKEQIAPKPGEEVAQKKKISQKKLKKQKLMARE; this is encoded by the coding sequence ATGGTGCGCTATTCACTTGACccagaaaaccccacaaaatcatgcaaatcaagaggttcaaaTCTTCGTGTACACTTTAAGAACACTCGTGAAACCGCCCAGGCCATAAAGGGTATGCATATCCGAAAAGCCACCAAGTATCTGAAGGATGTCATGTTAAAGAAGCAATGTGTGCTGTTCCGCCGCTACAATGGTGGAGTTGGCAAGTGTGCACAGGCCAAACAGTGGGGCTGGACTCAGGGTCGATGGCCCAAAAAGAGTGCTGAATTTTTACTACACATGCTCAAAAATGCAGAGAGTAATGCTGAACTTAAGGGCTTAGATGTAGATTCTCTGGTCATTGAGCACATCCAAGTGAACAAAGCCCCCAAGATGCGGCGCAGGACTTACGGAGCTCACGGTCGGATCAACCCCTACATGAGCTCTCCCTGCCACATTGAGATGATCcttactgaaaaagaacagattgcTCCTAAACCAGGAGAGGAGgttgcacagaagaaaaagatatcccagaagaaactgaagaaacaaaaacttatggCCCGGGAATAA